From the Vibrio alginolyticus NBRC 15630 = ATCC 17749 genome, one window contains:
- the rluB gene encoding 23S rRNA pseudouridine(2605) synthase RluB: MSEKLQKVLARAGHGSRREIESLIKSGRVSVNGVVAKLGERLEDESSVVRIDGHIVSAKIQEEVICRVLAYYKPEGELCTRHDPEGRRTVFDRLPKIRGSRWISVGRLDANTSGLLLFTTDGELANRLMHPSRQVEREYLVRVFGEVTEQKVRNLVKGVELEDGLARFEDVVYAGGEGMNHTFYVVINEGRNREVRRLWESQECTVSRLKRVRYGDIFLDKKLPRGGWMELDLKEVNYLRELVELRPEKETMLDLNKDNTSRKRERARSQKIRRAVKRHEERVNTPKGRSNNPSRRKPKKTAGDQGARNKHR; this comes from the coding sequence ATGAGCGAAAAGTTACAAAAAGTATTAGCACGTGCTGGTCACGGTTCTCGTCGTGAGATTGAATCGTTAATTAAATCTGGTCGCGTTAGCGTGAACGGTGTAGTCGCTAAGCTTGGTGAAAGACTTGAAGACGAGAGCAGCGTAGTTCGTATCGATGGTCACATTGTCTCTGCAAAGATTCAAGAAGAAGTGATTTGTCGTGTACTTGCGTACTACAAACCTGAGGGTGAACTGTGTACTCGTCACGATCCAGAAGGTCGTCGTACTGTTTTTGATCGTCTGCCAAAAATTCGTGGCTCTCGTTGGATTTCAGTTGGTCGTCTGGATGCGAACACTTCTGGTCTTCTACTTTTCACAACGGATGGTGAACTGGCGAACCGCTTAATGCACCCAAGCCGCCAAGTTGAACGTGAATACCTAGTACGTGTGTTCGGTGAAGTAACTGAACAGAAAGTTCGTAATCTAGTAAAAGGTGTTGAACTGGAAGACGGTTTAGCTCGCTTTGAAGATGTTGTTTACGCGGGTGGTGAAGGCATGAACCACACGTTTTACGTTGTTATCAACGAAGGTCGTAACCGCGAAGTTCGTCGACTATGGGAATCGCAAGAGTGTACCGTTAGCCGTCTGAAACGTGTTCGTTACGGCGACATCTTCTTAGACAAGAAACTGCCTCGTGGCGGTTGGATGGAGCTTGACCTGAAAGAAGTAAACTACTTGCGTGAGCTTGTAGAGCTTCGTCCAGAGAAAGAAACCATGCTTGATCTGAACAAAGACAACACGTCACGCAAACGTGAGCGTGCACGCAGCCAAAAAATTCGTCGCGCAGTTAAGCGCCATGAAGAGCGTGTTAACACGCCAAAAGGTCGCAGCAACAACCCTTCTCGTCGTAAGCCGAAGAAGACTGCTGGTGACCAAGGCGCACGCAACAAGCATCGTTAA
- a CDS encoding HI1450 family dsDNA-mimic protein translates to MSDLISYDDVIDAAYDIFLEMAPDNLEPADVILFTAQFEDRGAAELVETGDDWVEHVGFEIDKEVYAEVRIGLVNEENDVLDDVFARMLISRDPEHKFCHMLWKRD, encoded by the coding sequence ATGTCTGATTTGATTTCTTACGACGACGTCATCGACGCAGCGTACGACATTTTCCTTGAGATGGCTCCAGATAACCTAGAGCCTGCTGACGTGATTCTGTTTACTGCGCAATTTGAAGATCGTGGTGCCGCAGAACTTGTTGAAACCGGTGATGACTGGGTTGAACATGTTGGCTTCGAGATCGACAAAGAAGTATATGCAGAGGTTCGTATCGGCCTAGTAAATGAGGAAAATGACGTTCTTGATGACGTATTTGCTCGTATGCTAATCAGCCGAGACCCTGAACATAAGTTCTGCCATATGCTTTGGAAACGCGATTAA